The sequence GGAGGTCGAGTTGCCGCTCGGCCAGGACGCCCACCTGCGTGATCGCCGCATTGAGCGCGTCCGCCGCAAAGGCGATCTGCTGGCCCTGGAAGTTGCCGCCGTGCAGCACGGCCGGGCCATCCGAGAACACGAGCGGGTTGTCCGAAACACCGTTTAGCTCGGCCTCGGTGAGCCGGCGCGCATAGGCGATGTTGTCGCGGCAAGCGCCCAGGATCTGCGGGGCGCAGCGGAGCGCGTAGACCTCCTGCAGCGTCCGCGTGTCGTCCTCCGACTCGGCGGGGTCGCCCCAGGCGATTTCGGTGCGGATGACCTCGGCGCTGCGGCGCTGTCCGGCATGGCCGCGGGCATGGTGCAGCCGGGCGTCCAGCGCAGCCCGTCGCGCGCCCAAGGAGCGGTAGAGCCAGCCCGTGAGCCGCTCGGCCGTCTCGACCAAGCGCTCGGCGCGGGCAACAGCGAGCGAGAGGTAGGCGGTCATGAAGGCAGTCCCGTTGACCAGCCCCAGCGCCTCCCGGCTGGAAAGGCTGAGGGGACGCAGTCCAGCTCGGAGGAGTGCCCGGATGGCAGGCTCGCGCCGCCCGCGATGGATCGTGGTTCCCTCGCCTGTGAGCACGCGGACGATGTGAGCCAGCGGCGTGAGATCGCCCGACGCGCCCACAGAACCGATCTCTGGGACGGCCGGCGCGATCCCGTGCTTGACGAGCCCGAGCAGGGACTCGGCTAGGGACGCGTCCACGCCAGAGTAGCCCTGCGCCAACGCTTGGGTGCGTGCGATGACGGTGGCGCGCACAACAGGGGCGGGGGCGAAGGCACCTGCGCCGGCAGCGAGGTGCGCAATCAGTCCGGCTCCCTGGAGCGCGTCGCTGGCCGCCGGGTAGCACACGTGCGGCCCGAATCCGGTCGTGAGTCCGTAGATAGGCTGCCCAGCAGCCCGGGCAGCCTCGAGCGCATCGCGCGAGCTCTCCATAGCTATCCGCGCAGCATCGGAGAGGCGGACCGAGAGTTGCCCTGCGAGAGCCGCGGCCTCAAGCTTGTCGGGCGTCAGTTGATGGTCAGGGCCGAGGTGGAGCAGAATGGAGGTCATGAGGAGGGCTGGGCGAGAAGCCAGACGAGGCCGCCGTGGCTTAGAAACGGGTGAGCGAGGAGCACGCCACCACGTGCGGGGAAGCGGGTCGTGGCTAGTCCTGGATGGCTATTCCGGGGCGGCTATTCCTGTGCAGCGAGGGCACGGGCAATGGCGGCGCGGTCAGGGGTGCCTTTGCTGTGCCGCACCCACGTGGCCGGTGTGAGAACCCGGACGCTGCCGAGGCGGTCGGCGAGCGGTCCCAGTGCCGTTCGCAGCGCTGAGAGCGGCGGTGGGGCTGTCCCGGACTTCATCAAGAGGGCCAACGTGAGCGACTCCCCGTCCAAGGAGCAGAGCAAGGCGTCGAGAAGGCCGGGGACGAGGTCCCGCAGCGCCGACTCGGTGCGGCCGGCGTGGACAAAGCGGCCATTCGACAGCTTGAACGAGTCCGACACGCGGCCGTCGAAGACATAGGCCGGAGCGCCACTGCCACCAGGGGGATGCGTCTCCTCGGGAGACAGTATCGCCTTCGGTAGGTGCCCATGCGCCTGCGTGGACGAGGCTGGGCGGACGCGGTCGCCGGTGGCAACCCAGCGGCCTGCCTCGGTGGGGCGGTAGTGTCTCTGGGTCCAGACTCCGGCATGTGCGTTGGGGCCTGAAAAGTGGAGCTGGTCATCCGCGTCGGTCCGTACCGCGCAGCCTACCGGGCGCCCGAGGTATCCCGGAACGAAATGCCCCGGCTCCCCGAGCATGATGCCCGGACTGGCCTCGGTTTGGCCATATCCGACACGCAGCAGCGATCCGCTGAGCCCCTGAGCAACGTCTGCCGGGATGGGAGCGCCGCCTACCACGCCTCCTGACAGACGGTGGAGACGGGCCCGTCCGCTCGCCTGGAGCAGGCGGCGTATGGTGAGCGGCACCGCCGAGAAGTGCGTAGGCGCCCACGCGTCGAAGGCGGCAAGCAGCGCCTCCGGGTCCCGTGGGTCCTGGACGCGCACAATCTCAGCCCCGGCCAGGAGCGCGGGTAGCAGCTCCAGCACGAGGCCGAACGCATGGTGCCAGGGTAGCCCGGCAAGCACGCAGGCTTGCTCGGAGAGCCCCAGGTGCGGGATGTGGCTGTCTAGCACCGCAAAAACGTTGGCGTCGCTCAGCGCAATCCACCGGCCAGGGCCGGCCGTGCCCGACGTACGCAGAAGCAAGCAGATGCCTTCGGTGGGCGATTCTGCGGCCCTCCGGGCTGACGGGAGGGGGCCTTGCGGCCCCGCTACGCCGTCGGGGGTCCAGATGTGGCGGCCTCCGGTGTCGGCCACCGCAGCGCGCGCATCGAGGGTCCAAAGCAGCGAGGCTACGTCCGTGCCGGGGGCGGCCGGTGCGAGGGTCACCCCCTCCCAGAGGGCTGCGACGAGCACCTGGACAAACGGCGTACCCGAGGGCAGCGCCACGACCAAGCGGTCGCCTGC is a genomic window of Bacteroidota bacterium containing:
- a CDS encoding aromatic amino acid ammonia-lyase; its protein translation is MTSILLHLGPDHQLTPDKLEAAALAGQLSVRLSDAARIAMESSRDALEAARAAGQPIYGLTTGFGPHVCYPAASDALQGAGLIAHLAAGAGAFAPAPVVRATVIARTQALAQGYSGVDASLAESLLGLVKHGIAPAVPEIGSVGASGDLTPLAHIVRVLTGEGTTIHRGRREPAIRALLRAGLRPLSLSSREALGLVNGTAFMTAYLSLAVARAERLVETAERLTGWLYRSLGARRAALDARLHHARGHAGQRRSAEVIRTEIAWGDPAESEDDTRTLQEVYALRCAPQILGACRDNIAYARRLTEAELNGVSDNPLVFSDGPAVLHGGNFQGQQIAFAADALNAAITQVGVLAERQLDLLLDPKRGVVGEAPLLLAWEPGETSGLAGAQLTATALVAELRHHAQMSAVASIPTNGGNQDVVSMGTMAARTAYGQTERLAPILAAVGMALAQLGHLRRHERAGGTPVTAPPWMPRFAPLKQDRALHEDLHRIAARWLQPTDALAMMPVLVDSDSHEAAMAEEGALDADASDMGTPDMNAPGMDVPESHGPDLPHQGDGAPSPDSELPSWE
- a CDS encoding AMP-binding protein → MAAAAAAATPRASPADARLRRGCAPAASLWTGARRWIEAFRAAGLTAGDRLVVALPSGTPFVQVLVAALWEGVTLAPAAPGTDVASLLWTLDARAAVADTGGRHIWTPDGVAGPQGPLPSARRAAESPTEGICLLLRTSGTAGPGRWIALSDANVFAVLDSHIPHLGLSEQACVLAGLPWHHAFGLVLELLPALLAGAEIVRVQDPRDPEALLAAFDAWAPTHFSAVPLTIRRLLQASGRARLHRLSGGVVGGAPIPADVAQGLSGSLLRVGYGQTEASPGIMLGEPGHFVPGYLGRPVGCAVRTDADDQLHFSGPNAHAGVWTQRHYRPTEAGRWVATGDRVRPASSTQAHGHLPKAILSPEETHPPGGSGAPAYVFDGRVSDSFKLSNGRFVHAGRTESALRDLVPGLLDALLCSLDGESLTLALLMKSGTAPPPLSALRTALGPLADRLGSVRVLTPATWVRHSKGTPDRAAIARALAAQE